A part of Helicobacter fennelliae genomic DNA contains:
- a CDS encoding oleate hydratase, whose protein sequence is MYYSSGNFEAFARPKKPKDIESKKAYLVGSGLASLSAAAFLVRDAQMQGKNIHILEELNIAGGACDGLEMPEKGFVIRGGREMENHFECLWDLFSSIPSLESEGVSVLDEFYWLNKEDPNFSLMRATQNRGQSAHTDGKFTLSPKASLELIKLFFTKDSDLYDKTIDDVFDEEFYKSNFWLYWQTMFAFEKWHSALEMKLYIQRFIHHIGGLPDFSALKFTKYNQYESLIQPLVSYLQSHGVVFEYGVRVKNVHFEFSQDKKIAKRIELIRDGKEDSIALTPNDLVFVTNGSCTESSALGDNTHAPKLSVNNGEGGCWELWRNIATQDKAFGNPAKFCSNIKATNWESATITLLDDKITPYLQKICKRDPHSGKVVTGGIITIKDSSWLMSYTFNRQPHFKKQPKNQLVGWIYGLYTDREGDYIKKPMKECSGQEIAQEWLYHLGVEEDKIAELVKSTNTIPCLMPYITAFFMPRKSGDRPKVVPDGCINFAFIGQFSDTIRDTVFTTEYSVRTAMEAVYTLCEVDRGVPEVFNSCYDIRCLLEATSKLLDGKKITDIDMSFMEKIGLNLVIKKLKGTFFEEFLHRYKLI, encoded by the coding sequence ATGTATTACAGTAGTGGAAATTTTGAAGCATTTGCGCGCCCTAAGAAGCCAAAAGATATAGAATCCAAAAAAGCCTATCTTGTAGGAAGCGGGCTTGCTTCTTTGAGTGCGGCAGCATTTCTAGTGCGCGATGCGCAGATGCAGGGCAAAAATATTCATATTTTAGAAGAGCTAAATATCGCAGGCGGGGCTTGTGATGGGCTTGAAATGCCAGAGAAAGGCTTTGTAATCCGCGGTGGAAGAGAGATGGAAAATCACTTTGAGTGCTTATGGGATCTTTTTTCTTCGATTCCTTCACTTGAGAGCGAGGGAGTTTCTGTGCTTGATGAATTTTATTGGCTTAATAAAGAAGATCCAAATTTCTCACTTATGCGTGCTACACAAAACCGCGGGCAAAGTGCACACACAGATGGCAAATTTACCCTCTCGCCTAAAGCCTCGCTTGAGCTTATCAAACTCTTTTTTACCAAAGATAGCGATTTGTATGACAAAACCATAGATGATGTCTTTGATGAAGAATTTTATAAGTCAAATTTTTGGCTGTATTGGCAGACTATGTTTGCTTTTGAAAAATGGCATAGCGCACTTGAGATGAAGCTCTATATCCAAAGATTTATCCACCACATAGGTGGTTTGCCTGATTTCTCCGCATTGAAATTTACTAAATATAACCAATACGAATCCCTAATCCAACCGCTTGTAAGCTATCTGCAATCACATGGCGTAGTCTTTGAGTATGGCGTGCGCGTGAAAAATGTGCATTTTGAATTCTCACAAGACAAAAAGATCGCAAAGCGCATTGAGCTTATACGCGATGGCAAGGAAGATTCTATCGCACTTACTCCAAACGACTTAGTCTTTGTAACAAATGGTAGCTGCACAGAAAGCTCTGCGCTTGGAGATAATACACACGCACCAAAGCTTAGCGTCAATAATGGCGAGGGTGGCTGCTGGGAGCTGTGGCGCAATATCGCTACACAAGATAAAGCCTTTGGAAATCCTGCGAAATTCTGCTCTAATATCAAAGCGACAAATTGGGAATCTGCGACTATCACCCTGCTTGATGATAAAATCACGCCTTATTTACAAAAAATCTGCAAGCGAGACCCTCATAGTGGCAAAGTCGTAACAGGTGGAATTATTACAATTAAAGATTCTTCATGGCTTATGAGCTATACATTTAACCGCCAACCGCATTTTAAAAAGCAGCCTAAAAATCAGCTTGTGGGCTGGATTTATGGGCTTTATACTGATAGAGAGGGGGATTATATCAAAAAGCCTATGAAAGAGTGCAGTGGGCAAGAAATCGCCCAAGAGTGGCTCTATCACCTAGGTGTAGAGGAGGATAAAATCGCAGAGCTTGTCAAAAGCACAAACACTATTCCTTGCCTTATGCCTTATATCACCGCATTTTTTATGCCAAGAAAAAGCGGAGATAGACCAAAAGTAGTGCCTGATGGTTGTATAAATTTTGCTTTTATCGGGCAGTTTAGCGATACAATCCGCGACACCGTTTTTACCACAGAGTATTCTGTGCGCACAGCCATGGAAGCGGTTTATACGCTTTGTGAAGTGGATAGAGGCGTGCCTGAAGTCTTTAACTCATGCTATGATATCCGTTGCTTACTAGAAGCGACTTCAAAGCTACTTGATGGCAAGAAAATTACAGATATAGATATGTCTTTTATGGAAAAAATCGGGCTTAACTTGGTGATTAAAAAACTCAAAGGCACATTTTTTGAGGAATTTTTACACAGATACAAACTTATCTAA